AGGCTGCGTGAGATTTCAGAGGGCAAGTAGATTATGTTATACTCGAAATATGAGCAAAGATGACTTGATCGGGTTGAGTTTGTGGGAGGCTTACTCCCAAAAAGTCCATGACCGCATGAACAATCCGCGGCACGGCGGGTCGTTCACGGACAAAGACGCCAGGGCGCAAAGTTGCCAATTAGTCGTGGCGGATTTTGGCGACGCCTCCTGCGGAGACTCTATTCAGCTTTTCTGGCTGGTCGATCCCCGGACGGACGTCATCAAAGACGCGCGGTTTTTGTCTTTTGGCTGCGGCACGGCGATCGCCAGCGCGGATGTCATGGCCGAGCTGACTATCGGCCGCACGGTGGATGACGCGGCCAGGATCACCAATCTCGATGTGGAAAAAGCTCTGCGCGACGACCCCGATACGCCGGCTTTCCCCGGACAGAAAATGCATTGCTCGGTCATGGCCTATGATGTCATCAAGCGCGCGGTGGCCAAACACAAAAATATCGACATCAACGAGCTGGAAGATCAGGAAATGGTCTGCGAGTGCGCGCGTGTGACGCGGGGCATGATCATCGATGTGATCCGCAAAAATGATCTCCAAACCGTCGAAGACATTACGCGCTATACCAAAGCCGGAGGTTACTGCAAATCCTGCATCCGCCCGGGCGGCCACGAACAGCGCAAATATTTTTTGGAGGACATTCTGCGCGAGACGCGGCAGAAAATGGCCGAGGAGAACAACGCGGACACCACGCCAAACGCCAGCTTTGCCGAACAGCCGAAAGCCCGGCAGTTTAAAATGGCTGAGGATATTTTGCGGACTTATCTTGCGCCGGTGCTGGCCAAAGACAGCGGCGGCGTGGAGCTGGCGGACATTGTCGGCAAAGAAGTGCAGATCGTTTACAAGGGCGCCTGCCACGGCTGCGCCAGCGCGGAGACCGGCACGCTGAAAATGATCGAAAGCACGCTGCGCGAAAAACTCGACCCGGAGATCAAGGTCACGATCTACGAAAAATAACGCGGCAAGGTTCTATTCCAGACACCTGACAAACCTATTCATTTGTCAAAAAATGAATAGATAACAGGGAGCAAGACCGAGACGCTATCCGCTACGCGCATCTTCTGATGTAGAT
The sequence above is drawn from the Candidatus Margulisiibacteriota bacterium genome and encodes:
- a CDS encoding iron-sulfur cluster assembly scaffold protein, translated to MSKDDLIGLSLWEAYSQKVHDRMNNPRHGGSFTDKDARAQSCQLVVADFGDASCGDSIQLFWLVDPRTDVIKDARFLSFGCGTAIASADVMAELTIGRTVDDAARITNLDVEKALRDDPDTPAFPGQKMHCSVMAYDVIKRAVAKHKNIDINELEDQEMVCECARVTRGMIIDVIRKNDLQTVEDITRYTKAGGYCKSCIRPGGHEQRKYFLEDILRETRQKMAEENNADTTPNASFAEQPKARQFKMAEDILRTYLAPVLAKDSGGVELADIVGKEVQIVYKGACHGCASAETGTLKMIESTLREKLDPEIKVTIYEK